One genomic window of Xanthobacter dioxanivorans includes the following:
- a CDS encoding muconate/chloromuconate family cycloisomerase — MQTGGATRIERIETLILDIPTIRAHHLSMHTMRSQTLVILQVFCSDGTVGTGEGTTIGGLSYGEESPEGIKLTIDAYIAPLLIGADASRVSALMAGVRRQVKGNRFACCAVETALLDALGRRLGLPVSEFLGGRRRDTLEVAWTLASGDTAKDIEEAEAMLAARRHRIFKLKIGKRDVMADVKHVAAIKAALGERASVRVDVNMAWSEHQARRGIAALEAAGVDLVEQPVSREQRDALARLTRRFDVAIMADEALQGPYEAMELAKARAAGVFALKIAQSGGLFDAQRVAVIADAAGIELYGGTMLEGGIGTAAAAQLCAALPALAWGTELFGPLLLSEEILATPLAYADFALAVPAAPGLGVELDMDRVDFYRRDRPKSRLAPLARQTAGA, encoded by the coding sequence ATGCAGACTGGCGGCGCGACACGCATCGAGCGGATCGAAACCCTGATCCTCGACATTCCAACCATACGTGCCCATCACCTGTCGATGCACACCATGCGGAGCCAGACGCTGGTGATCCTGCAGGTCTTCTGCTCCGACGGAACGGTGGGCACGGGGGAGGGCACCACCATCGGCGGCCTGAGCTACGGCGAGGAAAGCCCGGAGGGCATCAAGCTCACCATCGACGCCTATATCGCCCCCCTCCTGATCGGCGCCGACGCATCCCGCGTCTCCGCCCTCATGGCCGGGGTAAGGCGGCAGGTGAAGGGCAATCGTTTTGCCTGCTGCGCCGTCGAGACGGCCTTGCTGGATGCCCTCGGCCGGCGTCTCGGCCTGCCGGTCTCCGAGTTCCTCGGCGGTCGCCGCCGCGACACGCTGGAGGTGGCCTGGACGCTGGCCAGCGGCGATACCGCGAAGGATATCGAGGAGGCCGAGGCCATGCTGGCGGCGCGCCGCCACCGCATCTTCAAGCTGAAGATCGGCAAGCGCGACGTCATGGCCGACGTGAAGCACGTGGCCGCCATCAAGGCCGCCCTCGGCGAGCGCGCCAGCGTGCGGGTGGATGTGAACATGGCCTGGAGCGAGCACCAGGCGCGGCGCGGCATCGCCGCCCTCGAAGCCGCCGGGGTCGACCTCGTCGAACAGCCGGTCAGCCGCGAGCAGCGCGACGCGCTCGCCCGCCTGACCCGGCGCTTCGACGTGGCCATCATGGCGGATGAGGCGCTGCAGGGGCCCTATGAGGCCATGGAGCTGGCAAAGGCCCGCGCGGCCGGCGTCTTCGCGCTGAAGATCGCCCAGTCTGGCGGTTTGTTCGATGCCCAGCGCGTGGCGGTCATCGCCGATGCGGCGGGCATCGAGCTTTATGGCGGCACCATGCTGGAAGGAGGCATCGGCACCGCCGCCGCCGCCCAGCTCTGCGCCGCACTGCCGGCGCTCGCCTGGGGTACGGAACTCTTCGGCCCGTTGCTCCTGTCCGAGGAGATCCTGGCGACGCCCCTCGCTTATGCCGACTTCGCGCTCGCCGTGCCGGCGGCGCCCGGCCTCGGCGTGGAGCTCGACATGGACCGCGTCGACTTCTATCGCCGTGACCGGCCCAAGTCCCGCCTTGCGCCCCTCGCCCGCCAGACCGCGGGCGCCTGA